CGGCGGCTCGGTCAACACCCGGTATCTCGTTGCCGCATTCAATGAGGACGAAGCCTTCGATGCCGACCAGGGATACACGGGCTTGAACCAGTTCTGGTTCGGCATCCAGCCCCAGAACAGCGTGGAAAAGGGCATGGAGATCAACGGCGAACCCCAGGAACGGATCACCGGCCAGGGTGTCCCGGTCTCCAATTGGCAGACGTACAACACCACCCTCATCGGTGCGGGAGCCGTTCCCGGCACCCCGGGATCCGGGAACAACGCCTTCACCTTCCGGGCCTACACCCAGGTGGGCGTCTACAACGGCATCTTCACCGAATTCAACGGACTCCCCATCACCGGCGACGCGTTCAGCACAGGTGCCGAGCCGACGGTCCTCGACAACCTCTGGTTCGGATTCTCGATGCCCAGCTTCGGGCCGGCTTCGGTGTTCGAGCCCGGAACCGGAAATCGGACCAACGTCAACCCCATGCTCCGCGGCATCAGTTGGTCGGAGCCCTTTGGCCTCGACCCGCGACCGGAGGCGGACAGCCCGGCGAATTCCTCCCCGCGCATCGCGCCCGACAACGGGTTCTACCGTCCCGCTCCCTATTACGGCGCCTTTACCAGCAGCCGCAACTGGGCGGTGGACTGGACATGGATCGGGAACAGCCTGCTGCTGAATCCGGAGGGCGGATTCACGCCGGTTGAGTATCCGCCGAGCGCCGGGCCGGTGATCGTGATCGAGACCGGCGACGGGGGCGTGCAGGTGATCTTCTCCGGCACCCTCCAGTCGTCCGAAACCCTCGGCGGCGACTTCGCCCCGGTTCCGGGCGCCGCCAGCCCCTACACGGTGCCCCCGGAGACCACGCTGCGATTCTACCGCGCGGCGGACTAAGGCGTCCCAATCATCACGGGGCCGGGCTGACACGCCCGGCCCCTTTTTTATTCCATGACCTGCTTTGCGATCGCCACCAGGCGCCGCCCGGACGCGCGAATCCCGAGGGTATCCCGGACCCACGTCCGGCGATACAGCATGCCACCGCCCAACTCTCCGGCAGTATCCCGGACTTCGTCTGCAGAAGCGGCCACGGAAACGGTACGAATGGTCTCCAAGTCCCTGCGGAACAGCCCGGCGTCGAGCCACAGCAGCAACCGGGCTGCCGGACGCTGCAATGGCGGAACACAGCGCAGGAAGAGTTCACGTTCGAATTGCGACTCCGGCACACGGGCGCGACGCAGAAACGCTTCGCGCAGTCGTGCAGGGGAAACCTCTTGGGAGCCCTTCATCAAAGGGCATCGTTACGCCCCGGTGACCCCGGTCAAGATGGTGAGGGCAACGTCTCCGTAAAGTTTGGTGGCCCGCAGGCCGGGGCTGAAAATCGAGGCACACTCAATTTCCCGCTCGCCTTTCCGGGAACGGCTGCACTTTCATCCCCGGAACATTTTCCGTCCCCGATGAATCCACTCCTGCGCCTTGCCACCCTGACGGCCACCGCCACCACTCTGGGCCTGACCGGCTGCTCGACGTTCAGCAACACCAAGCCTTCCATGTCCATTGACCAGATCATGGATGAGGGCTTCAAGGGCAAGGAGTCCCTGGCAGCCCGGCTCGGAGAGAACACGGCGACCTCCGCCGACAAACAGCGGATGGTGTACCTCACGCAGCAACTCGCACTGAACAAGCCGCCCATGGGGGATTTGGCCAGCTGGGAGGACAAGACATCCCAACTCAGCCGCGCGGCCGTGGCGCTGGCGGACCGCCTGCCGGACTCCATCGAGGCGTGGCGGAGTGCTGCCAACTGCAAGGCCTGCCACAGCATCCACAAACCGGACTGATCGTCGCGGATCAGGACCCGGATGCATCCGGCCGAAGGGTCGGTCCGCAGCCCGACGCCAGCGGGTTGTCCCGAAATCCCCCCGCTTCGACCCGTCCCCTCCATTCACCGATCACCCGCAGGACGTCATCGAGATCCAGTCCCTCGTGGCGGACGGGGTACCGGCGGAGATTGGACTCGGCGAGGTTGAACAGTGCCACGGCCGGGCGCAGTCGTCCTTTCTGCAGGTGGACGAACGCCCCGGCGAACTGGATCAGACCCTTGTAGAACGCGTGGTTCGCCCCGTCGCGCCCCTGGGAAAGCCACAGTTCCTCGAGCACGTCATGGGCTTCGTAATACAGCCCGCGGTTGAAGCAGTCGAAATACCCGAGGTAGTGTGGATCAAACCGCGGGTCATGGAGACCGGCGATCATTTCGGCGATCCGGGCGGATTTCCGGCTCATGCGGGCAGGATTCGTGAGGCGCCGGAAAATGCACACTCCGGATTTTCACAAACGCGCCGGCGATCCCTTCGGGCGGCCCCGCGGGCGGTCCGGTGACTTTTGGGCTTTGAGCTTGCGGCACCCGGACTTGTAAGCTCCTCCATCAATGTCCGTTGCGAACACTTCTGAATTTGACGTTTCCCGATGGCTCGCGGCCCGTTCCCGCTCGGTGGACCGGGCGTTGGACCGGTTCCTCCCCAGGGCGACCGCCCGCCCTGCGACCCTTCATGGCTCGATGCGCTACTCGCTGTTTGCCGGCGGCAAACGAATGCGCCCGGCACTGGTGCTTGCCGCCGCGGAGGCCTGCGGTGGGCGCGAATCCGAGGCCATGCCCCTCGCCTGCGCCGTGGAGTGCATTCACACCTACTCGCTGGTCCACGACGACCTGCCGGCCATGGACAACGACGACTTCCGGCGGGGCAAACCCACCAACCACAAGGTGTACGGTGAAGGGATCGCCGTCCTTGCCGGCGACGCCCTGCTCACCCAGGCCTTTGAAATCACCGCCCAGGCCCGTTCCTGGCCGCGGTATTCCCACCAGGACCTCGTGCTGGAACTGGCCCGTGCCGCCGGCTCCCTCCAGCTGATCGCCGGTCAGGTGGCGGATCTGGAGGGGGAGGGACGCGACCTGACCCTCGCCCAACTGCGGTACATCCACGAGCGGAAGACCAGCGCGCTGTTGTGCTGTTCGGTTCGTCTCGGGGGCATGAGCGCCAACTGCACGCCAGCCCAACTCAGGGCGCTCACCGAATTCGGTCATCGCGTCGGCCTGGCATTCCAGGTGATTGACGACATCCTCGACGTCACACAGTCCACGGAAACGCTGGGCAAGACCGCCGGCAAGGACGCCGCCTCAAAAAAGGCCACCTATCCGCGGATAGTTGGACTGGAGAAATCCCGAAGGATCGCCGCCCGACTGACCGCCGAGGCCTACGAATCCCTGAAGATCTTCCGCGGCCGGGCCGCCGCACTGGAGGCGCTCGCGCGCTACCTGCTCGGCCGCGACCACTAGCCCGGGTCCCGTTTCAGGCGAGGATGCCGTGCACCACCTCGCCGTGGACGTCTGTGAGGCGGAAATCCCGGCCCGCATGACGGTACGTCAGGCGCTCGTGGTCCAGTCCCATGAGGTGCAGCAGCGTTGCATGCAGGTCGTGCACGTGCACCGGCTGCTCCACCGCTCGGAACCCAAAATCGTCGGTGGCGCCGTGGACATGCCCCCGCTTCACCCCGCCACCCGCAAGCCACACGGTGAAGCCCCAGTGGTTGTGATCCCGCCCCTTGCCGTTCCCCGGAGTTCCCGGGGCCGGCATCTCCACCGCCGGCGTCCGCCCAAACTCGCCGCCGCACAGAACCAGCGTGTCCTCGAACAACCCCCGCTGCTTGAGGTCCGTCAGCAACGCCGCGATTCCCTGGTCCACCTCCGACGCCAGACGCCGGTGCGCATCGGCAATCATGTCATGGCTGTCCCACGGCTGGACATCCCCGTGATAGCACTGGACCACGCGCACCCCCCGCTCAATCAGCCGTCGGGCGATCAGCAACTGACGGGCTTGGACGGTATCGCCGTACATCGCCCGGATGGACGCCGGTTCGCGCTCGTAATCGAAGGCGTCCGTCGCCTCGAGTTGCATCCGGTAAGCCAGCTCAAAGGACTGGATCCGCGCCTCCAACTGGGGATCATCGCCCCGCACCCGCCGGTGCTCCCCGTTGAATTCCCGCAGCCAGTCCAGTTGGCGTCGCTGCGATTGCGGGGACACCCGGGCATTCGTCAGGTGATCCATCCATCGCGACGGCTGCGATTCCCGGGTGTTGATGTGGGTGCCCTGGTAGATGCCGGGCAGAAAGGCCGACCGCCAGTTCGAGACATCCGACACGGGCAGCCCCGGGCACAACGCCACGAATCCCGGCAGGTTGCGATTCTCCGTCCCCAACCCGTAGGTGAGCCAGGACCCGTAGCTGGGACGCGACAACCGCTCGTCGCCGCAGTTCATCAGCCTCATGGACTGCTCGTGGTTGGGGGTGTTGGCGAACATGGAGCGGATGAAGCAGAGGTCATCCACGTGCGCCGCCGTCCGTGCAAAGATTTCGCTGACCTCAATGCCGCTTTCGCCGTACGGACGGAACTCGAACGGCGAGGGCAACGCCGCCCCAAGCGGCCGTTCCGTGGTCAGATTGCCCCCGGGCAGCGTCTGCCCCGCGTACCGCGACAGGGCGGGCTTGGGATCGAAGGTGTCCACCTGGGACGGTCCCCCATTGAGGAAGATGTGAATGATCCGGCGCGCACGCGGCGGGCGATGCGATGGCTTCGGGGACAGGGGGCCCTCCATGTCCATCCTGCCTGCGGTTTGCGCCTCTCCCAAAACGCCCGCGAGTCCCAGCATGCCCAGGCCGGTGCCCATGGACTGCAGCATCTGACGGCGGCTCCAAAACGAACCGAAGGACTGGGATGCGATGTTCATTGGGGATGGGTTCAATCCAGAAAGACCGCCTCATTGGAGATCATCAGCATCTGGGCCAGCAGCTCCCACGGGCCCGCCGGAGCGTCCCCGCCGGTCGGAACCTCCACGAACCGCACGGCGTCGCGAATCTCATCCACCGACGGTTCACGGCCCAGCACGCGCCGGAACAGCGCCGCCACCCGTGCTCCGGGATCTTCTGCAGCCACAACCTCCGGAAGCGATGCCAGCGCGCGCGCCTGCTCAAGGACGAAGGGGGCATTGAGGGCAAACAGGGCCTGTTGGGGAACGGTGGTGGAAGGGCGTCGCTCCACACATTGATCCGGGGCTGCAAAATCGAAGGTTCGAAACAGCGAGGGCAGATTTTGCCGGTCCACCAGCCCGTACACGGTCCGCCGAACATTCAACGGATCCCCGGCCGCATCCCCGGGAGGCCCGCCGAGGGTCAGATCCAGCCGCCCGGAGACCTGCAGCAGGGAATCCCGCATGGCTTCGAGATCCAGCCGTCGCCGCAGAACGGCTCCCGGTTCGGAGGCCGCGGTCCCGGAAATCGGCGTCCGCACAGCCTGGGCATACGTCGCGGAAAGCAGGAGCGTGCGATGGAGCGACTTCAGGCTCCAGCCGGACCCGATGAACTCGGCGGCCAGCCAGTCGAGCAACTCCGGGAGCACCGGCGGATCGCTCCGCGCACCGAATTCCGATGGCGTGCCGACCAGAGGCTCGCCGAAGTGATGCATCCACACCCGATTGACCAGCACGCGGGCGGTCAGCGGGTTGTCCGGGGAAACGATGGCTTCGGCCAGTTCCCGGCGCCCACTGCCCGAGACGAAGGCGTGCGGCTCTCCGTCCCCCAGGGCTCGCAGGAATGCCCGGGGCACCTCGGGGCCCAGTCGGGACGGATTGCCACGGAGAAAGATCCGCGGCTTCAGGGGTTCCGGCAGATCAGCCACAATCATCGCCCGGGCCGGAGGCCGGTTCGTGGCATGTGCCGCGAGCTTGTCGAGAGCCATGGCCAGCCCGCTGTAGCGATCCTTGTCCGGACGCGACATGTGTGCGGGCGTCTCCCGGCGCGGGAACGTCATCGGCGCATCCGGCCCGGAGACCAGCGCGACCAATTCCACGTCGCCGGATCCGTCCCGGGCATGCCGGTCGTTCATCGCGAGCAACAATTCGCCGTAGGCCCGGGCCACGGCGGCGCGATCGGTGAAGCGCCGCCCCTCCAGCGCGGCGATGACCTGGGGATTCCAGTTCACATCGGGCGGCACCACCAAACGAACCGCCTGCCCGTCGGGAGCGTCTTCCAGGGCTGACGTCAGGGACGCCCAAGGACCAAAAACCCGGTCTTCCAAATTCACCCGCGCCGCGAGCAACCGCCGCGTGCGCAGCATCAGTGCGGGCCGGAAGTCCTCCGGCGTCAACGAAAGGCCGAACTGGGCGGTCTCGGTCAGATCCGGCTCCGTGGTCGCCGCCCGGACCAGATAGTCGCCAAGGCGCGAGCGCAGGATCCCGGTCAACTTCGCATGCTCGGCATCGAGGTGGTCGTCGAGTTCCCGCCGCGCCGCGGCCAGCCGCTCTTCGAATTCAGGGCCGCCCGGAACGGCCGCCGGATCCTCGATGAGTGGCAGCACATACGGCCGCTCGGTCGAGGCGAACACGCCATATAGGCCGTAGTACTCCCCGATCGAGATGGCATCATACTTGTGGTCGTGGCACCGGGCACACGACACGGTGAGCCCCAGCAATCCACGGGTGACGGTGTCAATCTGGTCATCAATCTGATCGTGGGGATTGTTGTCGAAGAGGCGCCCCAGCGTCAGAAACCCGAGCGCCGCGAGCCGCCACGAAGCCACCGCTGGCGTCGCCAGGTCCGCCGCCAACTGGTCGCGAAGGAACTCATCGTACGGGAGGTCCTCGTTGAAGGCCCGGATCACATAGTCCCGATAAGTGTACGCGTAGGGACGCAATGCATCCCGCCCGTACACCAGCACCAGATCCTTGGTGTCGGCATAGCGGGCGACATCCAGCCAGTGACGCCCCCACCGCTCCCCGTATTGAGGACTTGCCAGCAACCGGTCCACCACGGCGACGAATGCCTCCGGCGACGGATCCCGTTCGAAAGCCTCGACCACCAAACGTTCGGGAGGCAGCCCGGTCAGGTCGAAATACACCCGTCGCATCCGGTCCCTTGGGGCCGCCGGCGCGGCCAAGGTTTCTCCACGCGCCGCCAGGGCCGATTCGACAAACGCATCCACGGGCGATCGCAGGCGTCCGGAATCCCGGACCGCCGGGGGCGACGGGCGTCGAATCGGTTGAAACGCCCAATGACGGCGCGCCGCCTCCAGGGAC
The Verrucomicrobiia bacterium genome window above contains:
- a CDS encoding DUF309 domain-containing protein; translated protein: MSRKSARIAEMIAGLHDPRFDPHYLGYFDCFNRGLYYEAHDVLEELWLSQGRDGANHAFYKGLIQFAGAFVHLQKGRLRPAVALFNLAESNLRRYPVRHEGLDLDDVLRVIGEWRGRVEAGGFRDNPLASGCGPTLRPDASGS
- a CDS encoding DUF1553 domain-containing protein — its product is MTCWRHLLMVLFGTALLTPPLLAAAPAAMSLEAARRHWAFQPIRRPSPPAVRDSGRLRSPVDAFVESALAARGETLAAPAAPRDRMRRVYFDLTGLPPERLVVEAFERDPSPEAFVAVVDRLLASPQYGERWGRHWLDVARYADTKDLVLVYGRDALRPYAYTYRDYVIRAFNEDLPYDEFLRDQLAADLATPAVASWRLAALGFLTLGRLFDNNPHDQIDDQIDTVTRGLLGLTVSCARCHDHKYDAISIGEYYGLYGVFASTERPYVLPLIEDPAAVPGGPEFEERLAAARRELDDHLDAEHAKLTGILRSRLGDYLVRAATTEPDLTETAQFGLSLTPEDFRPALMLRTRRLLAARVNLEDRVFGPWASLTSALEDAPDGQAVRLVVPPDVNWNPQVIAALEGRRFTDRAAVARAYGELLLAMNDRHARDGSGDVELVALVSGPDAPMTFPRRETPAHMSRPDKDRYSGLAMALDKLAAHATNRPPARAMIVADLPEPLKPRIFLRGNPSRLGPEVPRAFLRALGDGEPHAFVSGSGRRELAEAIVSPDNPLTARVLVNRVWMHHFGEPLVGTPSEFGARSDPPVLPELLDWLAAEFIGSGWSLKSLHRTLLLSATYAQAVRTPISGTAASEPGAVLRRRLDLEAMRDSLLQVSGRLDLTLGGPPGDAAGDPLNVRRTVYGLVDRQNLPSLFRTFDFAAPDQCVERRPSTTVPQQALFALNAPFVLEQARALASLPEVVAAEDPGARVAALFRRVLGREPSVDEIRDAVRFVEVPTGGDAPAGPWELLAQMLMISNEAVFLD
- a CDS encoding polyprenyl synthetase family protein; translation: MSVANTSEFDVSRWLAARSRSVDRALDRFLPRATARPATLHGSMRYSLFAGGKRMRPALVLAAAEACGGRESEAMPLACAVECIHTYSLVHDDLPAMDNDDFRRGKPTNHKVYGEGIAVLAGDALLTQAFEITAQARSWPRYSHQDLVLELARAAGSLQLIAGQVADLEGEGRDLTLAQLRYIHERKTSALLCCSVRLGGMSANCTPAQLRALTEFGHRVGLAFQVIDDILDVTQSTETLGKTAGKDAASKKATYPRIVGLEKSRRIAARLTAEAYESLKIFRGRAAALEALARYLLGRDH
- a CDS encoding DUF1501 domain-containing protein; protein product: MLQSMGTGLGMLGLAGVLGEAQTAGRMDMEGPLSPKPSHRPPRARRIIHIFLNGGPSQVDTFDPKPALSRYAGQTLPGGNLTTERPLGAALPSPFEFRPYGESGIEVSEIFARTAAHVDDLCFIRSMFANTPNHEQSMRLMNCGDERLSRPSYGSWLTYGLGTENRNLPGFVALCPGLPVSDVSNWRSAFLPGIYQGTHINTRESQPSRWMDHLTNARVSPQSQRRQLDWLREFNGEHRRVRGDDPQLEARIQSFELAYRMQLEATDAFDYEREPASIRAMYGDTVQARQLLIARRLIERGVRVVQCYHGDVQPWDSHDMIADAHRRLASEVDQGIAALLTDLKQRGLFEDTLVLCGGEFGRTPAVEMPAPGTPGNGKGRDHNHWGFTVWLAGGGVKRGHVHGATDDFGFRAVEQPVHVHDLHATLLHLMGLDHERLTYRHAGRDFRLTDVHGEVVHGILA